The following coding sequences lie in one Rickettsiella endosymbiont of Rhagonycha lignosa genomic window:
- a CDS encoding saccharopine dehydrogenase NADP-binding domain-containing protein → MKPDEDNKVLILGATGNFGRKIARGLVEKNIAIIISGRYEEPLVALKKQLSKVAVDTCIDILCFDFKKRLSQELLRLRPPLVINASGPFQTADFTTAINCILLGINYIDLADAREYVNDFSILEEQAIKKNCVAITGASTLPCLSSAVLNYYKDEFKTIDSLVYGITLGQKTERGLATFKSILSYVGKRFQDVRGISKKMYGWQDLYRQEYPLLGKRWMANCEVPDLDLLPGFFPIKSIRFSAGIESSVSHLGLWFLSWLIRFKLPIKLENHAETLLKFSHYFDSLGTDAGGMHMLMSGTDHKGNHKDIKWFMVAKEGDGLHIPTIPAILLAKRILQEEISETGAIPCMHLISLESYLAELKKLNIHVFSEVSKKF, encoded by the coding sequence ATGAAACCTGATGAAGATAATAAAGTTTTAATCTTAGGAGCTACTGGAAATTTTGGTAGGAAAATTGCAAGGGGATTAGTAGAAAAAAATATTGCCATTATTATTTCTGGTCGCTATGAAGAACCGTTAGTAGCTTTAAAAAAACAACTTTCCAAAGTTGCCGTTGATACGTGTATTGATATACTTTGTTTCGATTTTAAAAAAAGATTATCCCAAGAGTTATTACGTCTTAGGCCGCCATTGGTCATCAATGCCTCTGGTCCCTTTCAAACTGCAGATTTTACCACAGCAATTAATTGCATACTTTTGGGTATAAACTATATTGATCTCGCCGATGCCCGAGAATATGTGAATGATTTTTCAATTTTAGAAGAGCAAGCGATTAAGAAAAATTGTGTTGCTATCACAGGTGCTAGCACTTTGCCCTGTTTATCCTCGGCTGTTTTAAACTATTATAAGGATGAGTTTAAGACAATCGATTCTTTAGTATATGGAATTACACTTGGCCAAAAAACCGAAAGAGGATTAGCTACCTTCAAATCTATCCTAAGTTATGTAGGAAAACGTTTTCAAGATGTTCGTGGTATATCCAAAAAAATGTATGGATGGCAAGATTTATATCGACAAGAATATCCTCTATTAGGAAAACGTTGGATGGCAAATTGTGAAGTCCCAGATTTAGATTTATTACCAGGTTTTTTTCCTATTAAATCGATTCGATTTTCTGCGGGAATAGAAAGCAGCGTATCCCATCTTGGTTTATGGTTTTTATCTTGGTTAATCCGATTTAAGCTTCCAATTAAATTAGAAAACCATGCCGAAACCTTATTAAAATTCAGTCATTACTTTGATTCATTGGGTACCGATGCAGGCGGTATGCACATGCTAATGTCGGGTACTGATCATAAGGGAAATCATAAGGATATCAAATGGTTTATGGTAGCCAAAGAGGGTGATGGTCTTCATATCCCCACCATTCCAGCTATTCTTTTAGCTAAAAGAATATTACAAGAAGAAATCTCTGAAACAGGAGCGATTCCTTGTATGCATTTAATTTCACTAGAAAGCTATTTGGCAGAATTAAAAAAATTAAATATACATGTTTTTTCAGAAGTTAGTAAAAAATTTTAA